A window from Bacteroidota bacterium encodes these proteins:
- a CDS encoding YceI family protein: MTFFRYLAAVAAAVLVVVAFSTLRPAEAPASLLDVPAGSYTLDAVHSEVAFEVRHFGVSKVRGEFRDFATEIAFADGTPTSLSVSSTIQVASVDTDNERRDGHLRSDDFFNAEEFPTITFTSTRVEDADPDDDEFLLIGDLTIRDVTKEVTMEVEMLGPVIGMNEDTRIGFEAETEINRQDFNVKWGGALSGGELVVSDDVEIELNIEAILAE; the protein is encoded by the coding sequence ATGACCTTCTTCCGCTACCTCGCCGCCGTCGCCGCGGCCGTCCTCGTCGTCGTCGCGTTCTCGACGCTCCGTCCCGCCGAAGCCCCCGCCTCGCTTCTCGACGTCCCCGCTGGGTCCTATACGCTCGATGCGGTCCACTCCGAAGTCGCCTTTGAGGTGCGCCACTTCGGCGTCTCCAAGGTGCGCGGTGAGTTCAGGGACTTCGCCACCGAGATCGCCTTTGCCGACGGCACGCCCACGAGCCTCTCCGTGTCGTCCACGATCCAGGTCGCCTCGGTCGACACCGACAACGAGCGCCGCGATGGCCACCTCCGCTCGGACGACTTCTTCAACGCCGAGGAATTCCCGACGATCACCTTCACGAGCACGCGCGTCGAGGACGCCGATCCGGACGACGACGAGTTCCTCTTGATCGGCGACCTCACGATCCGCGACGTGACGAAGGAGGTCACGATGGAGGTCGAGATGCTCGGGCCAGTGATCGGCATGAACGAGGACACCCGCATCGGCTTCGAGGCCGAAACGGAGATCAACCGCCAGGACTTCAACGTGAAGTGGGGCGGCGCCCTCTCCGGCGGCGAGCTCGTCGTGAGCGACGATGTCGAGATCGAGCTCAACATCGAGGCAATCCTGGCCGAATAA